A window from Musa acuminata AAA Group cultivar baxijiao chromosome BXJ3-10, Cavendish_Baxijiao_AAA, whole genome shotgun sequence encodes these proteins:
- the LOC135650940 gene encoding probable pectinesterase/pectinesterase inhibitor 34, whose product MGYGRLGSSESILSVSDLEPSRDAPSTRKRVLLWLAFVAVLLLAASGVSVALFFRGRIPSVSPARRRAPSQAISRACGRTRYPALCVSSLLDFPGALEAAGERDLVHVSVNMTLHRVGAAIHGASAIAGAAMDTLARSAYDDCMELLDHSLDLLSNSLLVVSPSSQARVKAVSSEDVLTWLSGALTNQDTCNEGLQPVKDIYVKKHMANQLKDLTELVSNCLAIFSGVSRNEDFTGIPIHNKKRKLLNAIDVDDGFPAWVAKKDRRLLQVPAADIQADMVVSKDGNGTYTSIVDAVKAAPEYSSRRIIIYIKAGRYYENIKVGRKKTNLMFIGDGKNQTIIAGSRSVYDNFTTFHTATFAATGTGFIMRDITIQNWAGPEKHQAVALRVGADHAVVYRCNVIGYQDTLYVHSQRQFFRECDIYGTVDFIFGNAAVVLQNCSLWARKPMDMQKNTITAQNRKDPNQNTGISIHACRVVAAADLEPVKASYSTYLGRPWKLYSRVVYMMSYMEDHIHQAGWLEWNATFALDTLYYGEYMNYGPGGAVGKRVTWPGYRVITLPEEASKFTVAQFIYGSSWLPSTGVAFLSGLSV is encoded by the exons ATGGGCTACGGCCGACTGGGATCGTCCGAGTCGATCCTCTCTGTTTCCGATCTGGAACCGAGTCGCGACGCGCCGAGCACGCGCAAGCGGGTGTTGCTTTGGCTCGCCTTCGTCGCTGTCCTCCTGCTCGCCGCTTCCGGCGTCTCGGTCGCGCTGTTCTTCCGCGGCCGGATCCCGTCGGTCTCGCCGGCGCGCCGCCGGGCCCCTAGCCAGGCCATCTCCAGGGCGTGCGGCCGGACTCGGTACCCCGCTCTGTGCGTGAGCTCGCTGCTCGACTTCCCCGGCGCGCTCGAGGCGGCCGGGGAACGCGACCTCGTGCACGTCTCGGTCAACATGACGCTCCATCGTGTCGGAGCTGCCATCCACGGCGCCTCCGCCATCGCCGGCGCCGCCATGGACACTCTGGCCCGTTCCGCATACGACGACTGTATGGAGCTGCTCGACCACTCCCTCGACCTGCTGTCCAACTCGCTCCTCGTCGTGTCCCCGTCCTCGCAGGCCCGGGTCAAGGCCGTCTCCAGCGAGGACGTGCTCACCTGGCTCAGCGGCGCGCTCACGAACCAGGACACGTGCAATGAAGGTCTGCAACCGGTCAAAGACATCTACGTCAAGAAGCACATGGCGAACCAGCTGAAGGACCTCACCGAGCTTGTCAGCAACTGCCTGGCCATCTTCTCCGGCGTGAGCCGTAACGAGGACTTCACCGGCATTCCCATCCACAACAAGAAGAGGAAGCTCCTGAACGCCATCGACGTCGACGATGGATTTCCGGCATGGGTGGCGAAGAAGGACCGGCGGCTGCTTCAGGTACCGGCGGCGGACATTCAGGCAGACATGGTCGTGTCCAAGGACGGAAATGGCACCTACACGTCCATCGTGGACGCCGTGAAGGCCGCGCCGGAGTACAGCAGCCGCCGCATCATCATCTACATCAAGGCCGGCCGGTACTACGAGAACATCAAAGTCGGAAGAAAGAAGACGAACCTCATGTTCATCGGCGACGGCAAAAACCAAACTATCATAGCCGGATCGCGAAGCGTCTACGACAACTTCACCACCTTCCATACCGCCACCTTCG CGGCGACGGGGACGGGGTTTATAATGAGGGACATCACGATACAGAACTGGGCAGGGCCGGAGAAGCACCAGGCGGTGGCGCTCCGCGTGGGGGCCGACCACGCGGTGGTCTACCGCTGCAACGTCATCGGCTACCAGGACACTCTGTACGTGCACTCGCAGCGGCAGTTCTTCCGGGAATGCGACATCTACGGCACCGTCGACTTCATCTTCGGCAACGCGGCGGTGGTGCTACAGAACTGCAGCCTGTGGGCACGGAAGCCGATGGACATGCAGAAGAACACCATCACGGCGCAGAACCGCAAGGACCCCAACCAGAACACCGGAATCTCCATCCACGCGTGccgggtggtggcggcggcagacCTGGAGCCGGTGAAGGCCAGCTATTCCACCTACCTGGGCCGGCCGTGGAAGCTGTACTCCAGGGTGGTGTACATGATGTCGTACATGGAGGATCACATCCACCAAGCGGGGTGGCTGGAGTGGAACGCCACCTTCGCCCTGGACACGCTCTACTACGGGGAGTACATGAATTACGGGCCGGGGGGTGCGGTGGGGAAGCGGGTGACATGGCCAGGGTACCGGGTGATCACGCTGCCGGAGGAGGCGAGCAAGTTCACGGTGGCTCAGTTCATCTACGGCTCCTCATGGCTGCCTTCAACTGGAGTGGCCTTCTTGTCTGGCTTATCCGTGTAA